Proteins from a genomic interval of Heteronotia binoei isolate CCM8104 ecotype False Entrance Well chromosome 5, APGP_CSIRO_Hbin_v1, whole genome shotgun sequence:
- the LOC132572246 gene encoding E3 ubiquitin-protein ligase TRIM7-like isoform X2, which yields MASGSPWTRLQEEATCSICWKYYNNPSILDCGHSFCAACISQCWKEFPDHTVCPKCRITVERKNCRLNTRLANVVEIAKQLSSQVKEGGERSKVCEKHPSRTVFCVPDQIIFCQMCEGSEQHRDHPVASVEGASKMYEDCYSGYIKLLKKKRADIVKDRFCILEWSETLKKKFIIEQQTIAAEFKNLHDFLRNQENHLLKYLKSMSREITDKKNCDLAHLCLDFFTVENNIRLMEEKVSQPGLEFLRVRLCQMRKRLPTVENISVLLKWGFWELTEISAVVKGVASYFTDFLQHACSVEKASVTLDRTSNHPQLLVSPNGKSVKWRPVAAQHPTLHRRFNMLSWVLGCQEFTVGCHHWDVIVKGRGEWAVGVAKSSVRRKGFFHLYATEGVFVVGKLDQYRIINIPQSPFLQLDGELRWIRVYLNCSGGQVNFYDVARATRIHGFTEISCFQETFLPFFYLKGQAQLTLIE from the exons ATGGCTAGCGGCAGTCCTTGGACGAGACTTCAGGAAGAAGCCACTTGCTCGATTTGCTGGAAATATTACAACAATCCGAGCATCTTGGACTGCGGACACAGTTTCTGTGCGGCCTGTATTTCCCAGTGCTGGAAGGAGTTTCCTGACCACACTGTCTGCCCCAAGTGCAGAATAACTGTAGAGAGAAAGAACTGTCGCCTGAACACCCGGCTGGCCAATGTCGTTGAGATAGCCAAGCAGCTGAGCAGTCAggtgaaggaaggaggagaaaggtCGAAGGTCTGTGAGAAGCATCCCTCCAGAACTGTCTTCTGTGTGCCAGACCAAATAATCTTCTGCCAGATGTGTGAGGGATCTGAGCAGCACAGAGATCACCCTGTGGCTTCTGTGGAGGGAGCTAGCAAGATGTATGAG GATTGTTATTCTGGATATATTAAGCTGCTAAAGAAGAAGCGGGCTGACATAGTGAAGGATAGATTCTGCATTCTAGAGTGGAGTGAAACCCTGAAG AAAAAATTCATTATAGAGCAACAAACGATAGCTGCTGAGTTCAAGAATTTGCACGATTTCCTGAGAAACCAAGAAAACCACCTACTGAAATATTTAAAGTCTATGTCCAGGGAGATAACTGATAAAAAGAACTGTGACTTGGCTCATCTCTGTCTAGATTTCTTCACAGTTGAGAATAACATCCGGCTAATGGAGGAAAAAGTTTCCCAACCGGGGCTTGAATTCCTGCGGGTGAGACT ATGTCAGATGAGAAAAAGATTGCCAACCGTAGAAAATATCTCAGTGCTTTTGAAATGGGGTTTTTGGGAACTGACAGAAATTAGTGCTGTGGTGAAGGGTGTAGCAAGCTACTTCACAG ATTTTCTACAACATGCATGCTCTGTGGAAAAAG CTAGTGTGACCTTGGACAGAACTTCAAATCATCCCCAACTCCTTGTGTCCCCTAATGGTAAAAGCGTGAAATGGAGACCTGTGGCGGCACAGCATCCCACCTTGCACAGAAGATTTAACATGCTTAGTTGGGTGCTGGGGTGTCAGGAGTTCACAGTCGGATGCCATCACTGGGATGTCATTGTGAAAGGCAGGGGGGAATGGGCTGTGGGGGTTGCCAAAAGCTCTGTGAGGAGGAAGGGCTTCTTTCACCTCTATGCCACGGAAGGAGTCTTTGTTGTGGGGAAGCTGGACCAGTACAGGATCATCAACATCCCACAGTCACCTTTTCTGCAGCTGGACGGAGAGCTCAGGTGGATCCGGGTGTATCTGAACTGCTCTGGGGGGCAAGTGAACTTTTACGACGTGGCAAGAGCCACAAGGATCCATGGGTTCA
- the LOC132572246 gene encoding E3 ubiquitin-protein ligase TRIM7-like isoform X1 — protein MASGSPWTRLQEEATCSICWKYYNNPSILDCGHSFCAACISQCWKEFPDHTVCPKCRITVERKNCRLNTRLANVVEIAKQLSSQVKEGGERSKVCEKHPSRTVFCVPDQIIFCQMCEGSEQHRDHPVASVEGASKMYEDCYSGYIKLLKKKRADIVKDRFCILEWSETLKKKFIIEQQTIAAEFKNLHDFLRNQENHLLKYLKSMSREITDKKNCDLAHLCLDFFTVENNIRLMEEKVSQPGLEFLRDATMTFKRCQMRKRLPTVENISVLLKWGFWELTEISAVVKGVASYFTDFLQHACSVEKASVTLDRTSNHPQLLVSPNGKSVKWRPVAAQHPTLHRRFNMLSWVLGCQEFTVGCHHWDVIVKGRGEWAVGVAKSSVRRKGFFHLYATEGVFVVGKLDQYRIINIPQSPFLQLDGELRWIRVYLNCSGGQVNFYDVARATRIHGFTEISCFQETFLPFFYLKGQAQLTLIE, from the exons ATGGCTAGCGGCAGTCCTTGGACGAGACTTCAGGAAGAAGCCACTTGCTCGATTTGCTGGAAATATTACAACAATCCGAGCATCTTGGACTGCGGACACAGTTTCTGTGCGGCCTGTATTTCCCAGTGCTGGAAGGAGTTTCCTGACCACACTGTCTGCCCCAAGTGCAGAATAACTGTAGAGAGAAAGAACTGTCGCCTGAACACCCGGCTGGCCAATGTCGTTGAGATAGCCAAGCAGCTGAGCAGTCAggtgaaggaaggaggagaaaggtCGAAGGTCTGTGAGAAGCATCCCTCCAGAACTGTCTTCTGTGTGCCAGACCAAATAATCTTCTGCCAGATGTGTGAGGGATCTGAGCAGCACAGAGATCACCCTGTGGCTTCTGTGGAGGGAGCTAGCAAGATGTATGAG GATTGTTATTCTGGATATATTAAGCTGCTAAAGAAGAAGCGGGCTGACATAGTGAAGGATAGATTCTGCATTCTAGAGTGGAGTGAAACCCTGAAG AAAAAATTCATTATAGAGCAACAAACGATAGCTGCTGAGTTCAAGAATTTGCACGATTTCCTGAGAAACCAAGAAAACCACCTACTGAAATATTTAAAGTCTATGTCCAGGGAGATAACTGATAAAAAGAACTGTGACTTGGCTCATCTCTGTCTAGATTTCTTCACAGTTGAGAATAACATCCGGCTAATGGAGGAAAAAGTTTCCCAACCGGGGCTTGAATTCCTGCGG gatGCTACGATGACCTTTAAAAG ATGTCAGATGAGAAAAAGATTGCCAACCGTAGAAAATATCTCAGTGCTTTTGAAATGGGGTTTTTGGGAACTGACAGAAATTAGTGCTGTGGTGAAGGGTGTAGCAAGCTACTTCACAG ATTTTCTACAACATGCATGCTCTGTGGAAAAAG CTAGTGTGACCTTGGACAGAACTTCAAATCATCCCCAACTCCTTGTGTCCCCTAATGGTAAAAGCGTGAAATGGAGACCTGTGGCGGCACAGCATCCCACCTTGCACAGAAGATTTAACATGCTTAGTTGGGTGCTGGGGTGTCAGGAGTTCACAGTCGGATGCCATCACTGGGATGTCATTGTGAAAGGCAGGGGGGAATGGGCTGTGGGGGTTGCCAAAAGCTCTGTGAGGAGGAAGGGCTTCTTTCACCTCTATGCCACGGAAGGAGTCTTTGTTGTGGGGAAGCTGGACCAGTACAGGATCATCAACATCCCACAGTCACCTTTTCTGCAGCTGGACGGAGAGCTCAGGTGGATCCGGGTGTATCTGAACTGCTCTGGGGGGCAAGTGAACTTTTACGACGTGGCAAGAGCCACAAGGATCCATGGGTTCA
- the LOC132572246 gene encoding E3 ubiquitin-protein ligase TRIM7-like isoform X3, giving the protein MASGSPWTRLQEEATCSICWKYYNNPSILDCGHSFCAACISQCWKEFPDHTVCPKCRITVERKNCRLNTRLANVVEIAKQLSSQVKEGGERSKVCEKHPSRTVFCVPDQIIFCQMCEGSEQHRDHPVASVEGASKMYEDCYSGYIKLLKKKRADIVKDRFCILEWSETLKKKFIIEQQTIAAEFKNLHDFLRNQENHLLKYLKSMSREITDKKNCDLAHLCLDFFTVENNIRLMEEKVSQPGLEFLRDATMTFKRCQMRKRLPTVENISVLLKWGFWELTEISAVVKGVASYFTDFLQHACSVEKV; this is encoded by the exons ATGGCTAGCGGCAGTCCTTGGACGAGACTTCAGGAAGAAGCCACTTGCTCGATTTGCTGGAAATATTACAACAATCCGAGCATCTTGGACTGCGGACACAGTTTCTGTGCGGCCTGTATTTCCCAGTGCTGGAAGGAGTTTCCTGACCACACTGTCTGCCCCAAGTGCAGAATAACTGTAGAGAGAAAGAACTGTCGCCTGAACACCCGGCTGGCCAATGTCGTTGAGATAGCCAAGCAGCTGAGCAGTCAggtgaaggaaggaggagaaaggtCGAAGGTCTGTGAGAAGCATCCCTCCAGAACTGTCTTCTGTGTGCCAGACCAAATAATCTTCTGCCAGATGTGTGAGGGATCTGAGCAGCACAGAGATCACCCTGTGGCTTCTGTGGAGGGAGCTAGCAAGATGTATGAG GATTGTTATTCTGGATATATTAAGCTGCTAAAGAAGAAGCGGGCTGACATAGTGAAGGATAGATTCTGCATTCTAGAGTGGAGTGAAACCCTGAAG AAAAAATTCATTATAGAGCAACAAACGATAGCTGCTGAGTTCAAGAATTTGCACGATTTCCTGAGAAACCAAGAAAACCACCTACTGAAATATTTAAAGTCTATGTCCAGGGAGATAACTGATAAAAAGAACTGTGACTTGGCTCATCTCTGTCTAGATTTCTTCACAGTTGAGAATAACATCCGGCTAATGGAGGAAAAAGTTTCCCAACCGGGGCTTGAATTCCTGCGG gatGCTACGATGACCTTTAAAAG ATGTCAGATGAGAAAAAGATTGCCAACCGTAGAAAATATCTCAGTGCTTTTGAAATGGGGTTTTTGGGAACTGACAGAAATTAGTGCTGTGGTGAAGGGTGTAGCAAGCTACTTCACAG ATTTTCTACAACATGCATGCTCTGTGGAAAAAG TGTGA